In the Oncorhynchus keta strain PuntledgeMale-10-30-2019 chromosome 14, Oket_V2, whole genome shotgun sequence genome, one interval contains:
- the LOC118381988 gene encoding LOW QUALITY PROTEIN: proepiregulin-like (The sequence of the model RefSeq protein was modified relative to this genomic sequence to represent the inferred CDS: inserted 1 base in 1 codon) has product MTHLKAAHPLCCGLSPSPTAKXAMRNPQSSILLSFLGLLLVWPDVHSTDVLSSPQPAPTSPPCSHCEAGTTADQERSRPHMEKVMIRKCDSNLESYCLNGECLLLLDLNEHHCKCERGYYGPRCAHLEMVFQPMKEEHVILMVVCGGLLFIGIAGAFYFFCRWYKRNRCPPQQKQQTYQEVQMV; this is encoded by the exons ATGACCCACTTAAAAGCGGCCCATCCTCTCTGCTgcggtctctctccatctccgaCCGCTA GAGCAATGAGGAACCCACAATCGTCCATCCTGCTCTCATTTCTCG GTCTGTTATTAGTCTGGCCTGATGTACATTCTACAgatgtcctctcctccccacagCCAGCCCCAACCAGCCCCCCCTGCTCCCACTGTGAGGCAGGAACAACAGCAG ACCAGGAGCGGTCCCGTCCTCACATGGAGAAGGTGATGATCCGTAAATGTGACTCCaatctggagagctactgtctcAACGGAGAATGTCTCTTACTGCTGGATCTCAACGAACACCACTGCAA gtgtgaGAGGGGTTACTACGGGCCCAGGTGTGCTCACCTGGAGATGGTGTTTCAGCCAATGAAAGAAGAGCATGTCATCCTGATGGTGGTATGTGGGGGCCTTCTGTTTATAGGCATCGCTGGAGCCTTCTACTTCTTCTGCCGATG GTACAAGAGGAATAGATGTCCACCCCAACAGAAACAGCAGACGTACCAGGAGGTGCAGATGGTGTGA